Genomic segment of Synchiropus splendidus isolate RoL2022-P1 chromosome 4, RoL_Sspl_1.0, whole genome shotgun sequence:
CCTGGTTTTTGAGCTATAATCCAAAATAAGGGCGAGGAAAGAGTAAAGGTGTAATCCCCAAGAAAAGTGCGCAGGTTCAGTGTGGACTTTCTCTTTCGCTcagcaataaaaacacactcGGAGGGGAAATCATGGTCCGGATCTCTGCAAGGTTCCACTGCGGGAGGATGTGGTTCCGTCTGGAGCTGAGACCCCCAGTGATGCGTAGCAAGCCCTCACTCAGCGTGACTCCTGTCCCCCGCTCAGCCTGCCGCCTGCTCAGGTCCGCACATCTATTTGTGAGTTGTGACAACAGCTCCGCCCACGCTCGCTTCTCCACAGACTTAAAGGAACATTCCAGTCTGGGACGGCCGCAGTTAACGGGCAATCcccaccagagggcgccacaCTGGACAGACCCATCACATCCGAGTGTTTGCTCGAAGCGTGGACTGCGAGAGTTCAGTAGATATTTCTTCTCTTCACACCGTGAGAACAGTGGGAAAATGCTGAAATAGAAGACAGGTTGCATTGTCCTGCAGCAGTTATATACCAAAGAGTTACTGACTTTTTATCGCTAAATAAAGCTAGGTGGAGTATTTTTTAACCATGTGccacatacaaaataaaaggaaaaatagcAGGCCACAGAAGTCCAcgttttaattaaaaatatgtatgtGTAGTGACTGTCTTAAAGTCAACTCAAATACTGAATActgtggtaccttggttttcgaacgtcccggagttcaaacaaaaaattcaagatttttttttgcttcggatttcaaacgaaaatccagaactcaaacgctcccgaaaaaaagctgaaaaaaacataacgtgcgcggaccgatcagctgacccacgacgcgatttgttattgtgtataacgcagcctctgtatgcagacgtgtcccgttagctacatttactgactgttttttctcccctgtgtcacaggggaggtgctcgctctccacacctccgaggctggagcgcacactccagggtttgatgtcctgttgtgggctggagctgggacagggatgaggcgagtctgggacagagcgttacttggtttatgactttgtcacagccaaactgcacagaagcgcacattcagagctggacacgcaccgggcacctcttcacttctggagagacgtcactcactcggcaacccctcccacatgcagcggccacacacatagaggaacagcgcacctgcagcagacactctacattcactcccacaaaagcctattttaaggcttggaacgcattatttctttttccattcattgtaatgggaaaaatcgatacagattttgaacaaatcgcttctcgaacggccgtctggaacggattgtggtcgagaactgaggtaccactgtacgtAAAATAAAGAAACAGTAGGGCCGGACTATCGGAACTTAAGGGCCCGTCATGCATGAATCACTTGTGCTTTTGAGTGCACATGAAATTTGTGAAATCTGCACAAACTTGAGCGGCAGAGAGATGTAGTCTTCACACCAAGTCACAGTCCCAGCGACAATCAATAAGTGCCGAGTCAGAACTCATGTCCACATTTCTGTCCAATTGGCTGACACATTTTTCGATGGCGACGATTGGTCACTGAGCTGAAGCCCTTTGTTGACGACGTTGTTGCCGTCCACATCGAGGCAGCGAATAAATGGCAAGCCTTCTGCTCCATGAGCATCTGTGTCAGACAATGGGGGCCTAGAAGAGCAGCGAGAGGAACCACAGGCACGTCAACTCCTTAAATCACTGTGGCATGAGACTTCCAGGAAGCTCGGCTATGGTTCTGACTTATTTTACCTGGACTCTTGAGCCAACTTCTGGAATCATCATTACGTTCTGATTGATGGAGAGCTGATATTTCCACAAATGCATTTCCCTGCACTTGggaatcattttttttcccctctccttGACATTGAAGCCTTTTCTTTCCGCTCCCCACCTGCGGGCTCGGGTCAGAATCTAGTGAACCCTGCACGGCTCAGGCTTGGCTGCCGACTGAGAACTGGACAATGACCTGATTGCAGTGCATTTGTCCAGCGTCCAACAATCAGAGGCAAATGTAGCTGTCACACCTGCTCACTGCCTCGTCCACATCTGACtccattgctttttttttctgttgactgATGGATCTCCAAGTGTTCCTGCAGGCACGGCTGCTGATGTAACCCGGTCCAACTCTTTTGATGAGCTCGTTCATGCCTGTTATGGGCTGACATTAAAGAATCGGAGGGAAAGTTGGAAGACCTTCAAAGTTATTATTGCTATTGTTCATCTGTAAGCCAGGAGAGCAGTAAAGCCCAGAGCCAACCAGTCACAACCACGGTGATGTGTTTGCTTTGGTGAGGTTTCCAGATCAATTTTTCAGCTTCATAATAATAGGTTCGTTCAGCCATTCACAAGTCATTATTGCATGTCGATGAGTGATACCTTCTCTACAAGTGTTTGACTTGGGTTAGAATGGCTTAGAAATGTATTGTTCGCTCATGTAGTTTCATTCACATCCACTTCACACACCACTTATTCCTGTATCAGTGATGAGGGCCTGGGGCACAGGCACTCTACAGTCGATAatagacctgggcaaagtgaggcccaggggccatgtCCTGCCCTGTGCCTGTATTcattttgtcaacatgaagttGGAACATGGGGTGGGCAGCTGGGGGGGGACATGACTACTCACTGGTTGTGAAGAGCCCAAAACAAAAGAAGGGACAGAGCTTTAATTTGATGGGAAAACTTAACAAAATATACAgcaaagtcaaatgaaaaagacaaaaatcacaCCATAAACTAAGaatttcaaaaatgtcaagTCAGATCAGTAATAaattgcaataaaataaatgtaaaagtcGGTAAATGATCAATTTTATAGTTCTACTCTGACTTCAGGAGGCCGCAAGAATAAGTGTCTTTGAAGCTGAGTAGACGTTTTTGTCCGTTTGTGGACGTTTTGAGTTCCTCTTGCTatgtaaaacactgttttttagtGTATCATATCAATTCACTGTAATCTAAATACACTTAATCTGATATCCCCTGTCTttgttctgtttatttattatatttttcaatTATGTTGACCTTCCACAATTTGTAGTCCACTATTTCTAATAACAATTTGTCTTTCATGAACTGCTGTTTGACCATTATAAATAATAACACCACTGACCCTTTGGTCagggaaaaatgaaaaggaataTCTGGATACAGTGGCTTACAGAAACACATCTGATaatattgtaaaaaataaaacccaaacaaaCCTGACAATCAATCAAGAGGAATCTCTGTCCATAACACGACTGGACGTTCACGGACGCAGATGTGTTGACCAGGTGAATGTCAGATTCAGGACATGCTGGCTCCCTGTCTGGGcagctccccctccccctctgaCGTTCTCCCTCATTTTTCTGAAGCGTTCGACTGTAACTGAAACAAGTCCAAACCTGATGTTTCAGAATAAAAACTCTAGCTTCCTGGCATTGAGGGCTGGGTTCTGAGCGAAGATTCTTTCGAAATGACACTTGGCATGCTTGGAATTCCTCTTGTCCTTACATCATTTAGCCTATATTTCTTCTCCCCTAAGCTGCTGTCCTCTATGTAATTAACCAATCTGTCAGTCAGTGAGCATGTCACTCGTGGCATGATGAGGTGTGTTCTGGTGTAGCAGATAACGCTGgtgcgtgcctgtgtgtgtttggggcgGTGAATTATTGACACCTACAGTTGTATAACCGCTTGTTGGAGCCTTTTGTTCTTCTTCATAGTCAAAGAACATTCAGGTCAAAGACCCAAATCAAagaccgtttttttttttttttttaatgactccCTCTGCTGTGACCTTTTTGTTAAATTGGGTGGCGGTAATGGGTCAATAAATTATATGATGAACAGCTTTACATTATGTCATAATCACttaaagaagaaagggaaatgTACAAACACAAGGATTTGAAACATGGAATAAAACAATTCCAGTCATATTTAAAAGAGAAAACTTAATGCAAATGTTTTATACCAAGTTAAAGTGGATTCTATCACAATTATATTCAAAAACTGAAcaggaaaaagacagaaaagagcTGGCTGTGGTTCTAAGGTGTGTCACAGCAATGGCTTACATTTCAGTGAGGTTTTTATTTCAGCAACAATAGCGTCGGTTAAGTACCGCGTGTAGGTTAACAGGCAGGACATCTTTTGTGTGTTTCCCAGTAAATCGGGAGTGGTGAACACACATGTGCTGGGGAGATTGGAATCTGGATGGTATCTGTGTTGATATGTGAAaatcaaatgtatattttgtgATAGAACTACTACAACAATCATATCATTAATCATGTCCATAACTTAATATCAATATCATCAATCATTTTAACTTGCTATTTTTAGATACAGCAGAGTGCAGAAGCAGATGAAAGTGTATCTAAATGATCAATTCTAGCTTAAGTTGTCGACTTTACTTTGTTTGACCATGAAAACTCAACACATATGATAAGTGCATCGGTTGGATATCGAGAGAAAAGTAGCAATAATGAATGGAACTGTATCACATACTCAATATTGTGATTCCATTCTAAGAGCGGACAATACCATAAAGAAGTAAATGTATGTAGTGTATATTGGAAATATTTCATAACACAACAGATAAGTGTTTCAGGAGACCTGCCACCTCCGACCAGTAGGTGGCAGCGGATATGGATGACAATAAATGGTCCGTGACGTATTTCCGCTCGGCGGTAAAGCGTGTTGCAGACGCAGAACAAACGCAACACGGACGAACAGCGAAATATCAAAGAAACTTGAATAACTCTCTTGTGTTTCTACAACCACAGAATGGTAAGTATGAACTGCGATACACTCAGATCGTGGAAGTCTTTGGTTTACTTTAATGGCGAGGTAATAGCACGTTGTTAGCATTTAGCTCCCCATTCATTACTTTGACTAACGAACATCCACTGTTTGGATTATATTAGAGGCGATTCATTACTGCATCAGCTCCTTGGTTATCATCAGGCATCGACAGAAAGATTCTGTGGCGCTTTTTACGCCCAGCTCTTGATGTAATTTGAATAATGAAACAGCAGTGCACACACGGACGttacacaaaacaacaagcctTTCTCATCTGTTATGCATTTGCTACGTTTTATGGAAATATCATAATGTAGTTGTGGTGTTTTAATCCGTTTTCCCGTTTATTTTCAGAGTTTACCACTGAATCCAAAGCCTTTCCTGAACGGCCTGACAGGCAAACCAGTGATGGTGAAGCTGAAGTGGGGTATGGAGTACAAGGGTTACCTGGTGTCTGTGGACGGATACATGAATATGCAGGTATAACATAAGGATGTCCGCTTACGTTTGTTGTGAGTGGCATCAACAAACAGTCACAAGGTGAATTGTGTAATCATACCTGTGTATCATTGGATTCAACtatgaaagaaacattttcttatacatttttcattttattgtccaTGGGCTCACTATGACTTTATGTGTCTAACaagccatttttatttgaattaaaactGTTAGTGTTTCTAGTATGTTGGGCCTATATACTTTTAAAAACTGTAaatcttattttcttttctgtgaACAGTTGATAGTATTAACCACATTCGACACTGCTGATTTAATATATTAGTATTTCAATTGTGTGTATCTAAATTGGCTTATTTGTTATTTGCAGTTGGCAAACACAGAGGAGTATGTGGATGGTGCATTGTCAGGTCACCTTGGTGAGCTGCTAATCAGGTATGCCGACATGTGAAACACATTAAAGTTAATGTGGGGCTGAGGGTTCATGTTGTCAGGGGGTGACGTTAGAATTGCAAGAGACATTTTTCCACTGCTAATGTAGTAAATACTTATTGACCTGTTCCTTTCCTGCAGGTGTAATAACGTTTTGTACATCAGAGgggtagaagaagaagaggaagacggagAAATGAGGGAGTGAAGATGAACGCTGTTTGtgtacttttttttgtgttttcaccaTGTGAAACTCGGATATCTGAGTTTAGATTCTTATCAAGCtgtatcattgttttttttctacattacGAGACCAATTATTTGACTTTGTAATACAGACGCAAACGTATTGTAGTGTTTCTTAAAAATCTGCTTTCAATTCTGTTTacttataaaaatgaaataaaaagaaatggtgTTTTGAATTGTGAAATAATCTCCTTGAAATATTACCAAACTGTaaatcttgcatttcagtttaCTCAATAACTTCCCCCAAATGTATGATGTCACCACTGTATTTGGAAATGTGTGTCACAACAAGATATTTGGCATGGCGAGGTCGTTTCAGTCTAGACCCTCTACCCTCAATTCCATTTGTTTAAAACGTTCAGAAAAAAACTCATTTGGCTAGCTTTTGTGAAACATTATGGTAGCAGTGGCATAGCATTAGCAAAGACTTTGATCAGAATACATCACTTATAcaacaaacacaatatttttattttctcataagAGTGCTTACGTTTAAATACAGTGCATACGTTGGTTGTAATTTTCCTGTTGGCTTGAGCTCCAAAAGtacatttctattttattttctaagAATCACATCAATATTCAACCCTTTTTCAACTTGAAAATTAAGTCATTCTTCAATACTACAGTATCTATTAACTATttttaacagattttttttttcttacttccAGCAGACAAACATGAGTTCAATTCTGGTTAACTATTTGACAGGGTTCCTTGTAAGCGAACGTCCTCCCTCATGAATATTAACCAAGTGGACTCGCCCCCTACTGCACTTTCAACTCGCTTGGACAAATATTTGCACCATTTGGTGCCGATGATCACAGGAGAGTTTTGGAACAAGTGCAACTCCTGGTCATCAAGAATGTCCAGCTCTTACAAGCTTCTCgtcaaaaatgcaaaacaggTGGTTCTGGTCTGCAATAATGCAGAGAAATACCTGACTAAAAGTGGGATGCAGAATCTGTGCGTCATTGAAAATGGCAGCGTCGTGATTGACAGGTAGGTGACTCTTCTTGAGATTCATGTGAGACAAAGATTTTGACATTATGTCGGAAGTTTAGGAAATAATTGAAGGAAAGATTCATGCAGCGTTTTGTTTGAAAAGCAGCATTCACATGAAACGACACTTAAGTCGATGACGAGCAACCAGAGACGGGATCTACAACCATAATTCAAAACTTTAGCATGAATATTCTTCGGTACTTTTCGAGGCACTCCTGCGTCATCTGCAGCTTGAACCAAATCCACAACATTTTCTGGGTATTTAGCGCCTCCTTGCGTTATAATACCTTCATACACCCAGTTACTTTTTTAGGTTTACTAATCATTACTAAGCAGTAAGTGTTTTCTTAACTGATTCCAAACGTCTTAACGTTTTAAACGCCATACACAGAAACGGGTTGATAAGAGCGGTGGGACCCTCAGACGCTATTTCCGGTCAGTATCCAGACGCGTCTTTCGACCAAGTGATTGACGCTACAGGGATGTGTGTCCTGCCAGGTAAGAACAACAGTTTGACGACAAACATCACCGCCTTTACTGAATGTATTAAAGATATGTATGTTTGCTCCAGGTTTAGTTGATGCACACACTCATCCGGTTTGGGCTGGTGACAGAGTGCACGAGTTTGCAATGAAGGTATGTCTTCAATGAATACTGCTTTTAGGATGAAGTTGGCTTCTCATAAGGATACAATTAATGCCCATCCTGTAACTTAATATCGAGTAAAAAGCATGTCTTGCATACATCAGTCTGTCAGAAACAGTTACCTTAATCCGATAATCTAATCTGCTCATTCATTTGGCGGTGGTTTACATGTACAAGAATTGCTACTTCAGAAAGACATTTCCCTGCTGCTTTCGTTGCAGTTGGCAGGTGCCACTTACATGGAAGTGCACCAGGCTGGTGGAGGGATCCACTTCACGGTGGAACACACTCGAGCTGCAGCGGTGTCCCAGCTGATGTCCTCTCTGAGCAGCAGGTTAGCTCGAATGCTGCGGGCTGGAAGCACCCTGGTGGAGTGTAAGAGCGGCTACGGTCTGGAGCTGGAGACGGAGCTGAAGATGCTGGAGGTGATCGACAAGGCCAGGGAACTCTTACCCATCAACATCTCCTCCACCTACTGTGGTGCACACGCCGTGCCCAAGTATGTCCCTTCAGGTCGGTGAAGCGCCTGGTGGTGGTCTGGCTCTCATCTTTCCGTCTGACTCAGAGGGAAGACTGTTGCCGAGGCCACGGCGGACATCCTGCAGGTCCAGCTGCCAAAGCTTCGGGAGAAGATCACAGCTGGAACTCTGTGTGTGGATAACATTGACGTCTTCTGTGAGCATGGGGTTTTCGACATCAGCTCCACCCGCCAGATTCTGCAATCTGGGAAAGATATGGGCCTCCACATCAACTTCCACGGAGACGAGCTGCACCCCATGAACTCTGCTCAGGTCAACATTCCTCCATCCAACATTTCAGGCCCACATAAATGTACACTCAAACACAACAGCACTGTTTGTCTGCTGTCTCGTGGCTAGTGCAAGTATGAATTAGATCATgatcaaaatatgtaaaatcaTATGTAAACAAGATTAGAAAATAATCTCTTGACAGCCATAAAGGGACAGTTATGCTGACCCTGGACTTCACCCATGCTTTGTCACACTGCCACTTCTGGTATTTTCATGTGATGTTCTGTTGTTTGTGCAGTTGGGAGCTGAGCTTGGAGCTTTAGCCATCAGTCACTTGGAGGAAGTCACAGATGAAGGAATTACTGCGATGGCAAAATCTAAAACTGCAGCGGTTCTTCTGCCAACAACTGCTTACATTCTGCGGTATGTTCTCCCTATGTGCTTAATACTCTTCAGTACAGTGTACAAAAcgtttgatgtgtgtgtgtgtgtgtacaggctCCCGCAGCCTCGAGCCAGAGACATGTTAGAGGCTGGAGTCATCGTGGCCCTCGGCAGTGACTTCAACCCAAATGCGTATTGCTGTTCCATGGTGAATAAACCGAGCCTAAACTAGTGAGACGCACCTCCTTTTCTAagtttcacctcctcctccatgttcctaCTCAGCCAATTGTCATGCACCTGGCCTGtgtcaacatgaaaatgtcCATGTCTGAGGCTCTGGCTGCAGCCACCATCAACGCTGCCTACGCCCTCGGACGCTCCCACACCCATGGTTCCCTGGAGGTCGACAAACACGGCGACCTGCTGGTCATTAACGCCACACGGTAAACAACACAAGCAAAGAGGACACAGTATTGTTCTGCGATTGGCAACATATATTCTTAATGTAGAAAATGTGTAGATCTAAAATGAACACTGAAACACTTACAAAATTACATAAAAATGCAAAAGTTTtaacaaaaagacaaacatgacaATCATGTAATGTGTTGtctacacaacaaaaacaatgaaacagtcACGTTCTTCACTGATCTCATGTAGTTATTATGTCTGTAGTTATGTTGAAATTTATCAGAGAGATTTATGAAATGAATCACCAACTTCGCGATTTCATTTCGATATCAAATTATATAAACATGCTACATCTGAATTCCAATACGGCACGAATAAACATGGGTTTAATCAAACAATAATTCAGCTGTTAGAGTgcttaaggttttttttttcttcaatagttAGCATACTTTTGTGTGCAATCCACGATCAGCACACGAATCTAGTTAATTCAGTGTCAaaactttgaaaataaaaatacattcaaaccATATACTATCACACAGCCGCTAATCCACGAGAAACACATTGTGTCAATGGAATGCTTGCgtattttctcatttattttagcAGGAAGTTCcacaacaaagtaaaagcattacgaaaaaaagtttcacttttTTGGCAACCCCACAAGGaaacgtgattttttttctttgacacaaTTACCCTGTAAGCATTTTTGTTGCAGTTGTAATTGTATAGTTACCTTTAAAACAAGGCTGATTGCTATCTTATTTGTTTACTTCTAAAAACagcttcaataaaaaaaagaaagggagaGCCTTTTAAAACTCGAATCCTAAAACCCTCCCCAATATACAAATTATTAAACACACTGTTTTCAGTGgaggcagattttt
This window contains:
- the amdhd1 gene encoding probable imidazolonepropionase, coding for MITGEFWNKCNSWSSRMSSSYKLLVKNAKQVVLVCNNAEKYLTKSGMQNLCVIENGSVVIDRNGLIRAVGPSDAISGQYPDASFDQVIDATGMCVLPGLVDAHTHPVWAGDRVHEFAMKLAGATYMEVHQAGGGIHFTVEHTRAAAVSQLMSSLSSRLARMLRAGSTLVECKSGYGLELETELKMLEVIDKARELLPINISSTYCGAHAVPKGKTVAEATADILQVQLPKLREKITAGTLCVDNIDVFCEHGVFDISSTRQILQSGKDMGLHINFHGDELHPMNSAQLGAELGALAISHLEEVTDEGITAMAKSKTAAVLLPTTAYILRLPQPRARDMLEAGVIVALGSDFNPNAYCCSMPIVMHLACVNMKMSMSEALAAATINAAYALGRSHTHGSLEVDKHGDLLVINATRWEHLIYQLGGHQELIRYVIIKGNIVHQNDTVLSL
- the snrpf gene encoding small nuclear ribonucleoprotein F, with protein sequence MSLPLNPKPFLNGLTGKPVMVKLKWGMEYKGYLVSVDGYMNMQLANTEEYVDGALSGHLGELLIRCNNVLYIRGVEEEEEDGEMRE